In Dehalococcoidia bacterium, the genomic window GCTCCACCACTGGAGCCGCCCGGAGTGCGGTCGAGGCCGTACGGGTTGTTGGTGCGACCGTAGACAAGGTTGTCCGTCTCTCCGGCGAGAGTGAACTCCGGCGTGTTCGTCTTGCCCAGAAGGATAGCGCCCGCGCCACGCAGGCGGGCCGCGACGGTCGAGTCGCGTTCAGGCACAGTCGTCCGACGCCCAAGTGTGGCGTACGTGGTGACCACGCCCTCGGTATCCAGCGAGTCCTTCAGCGTCATAGGAACGCCGTGAAGGGCGCCCTTCGACTCTCCACGCGCCAGCGCGGCGTCCGCCTCGCGCGCCTCCTCTAGAGCACGGTCGGCGCACAGTTTCACCACCGCGTTAAGCCTGTCATTGACCTCGTCAATGCGGTCAAGATGCGCCTGCACGACCTCTACCGCCGATACTTCCCTGGCCTGGATTGCCTGGGCAATAGACTTCGCTGATTGGTAGATGATGTCAGCCATCGCTGTCCCTCGAACTGTCGGGATTCAGGCCCAAGTACCGGCCGGGCCTGTGACGGCTAACGTATCACAAGTCGAAGTCTCGCGCTAAAGTCCGGGCCTGACATACCCGCCTAGCTCCGACTCCAGCACCGCCGCGAGGGCCAGCGCAACATCCTCCCGCCAGGGCCGCGATATAACCTGCACCCCAATGGGAAGACCTTCTGCAGAAGTGCCGCACCTGACGACTGCCCCCGGCCAACCGGTCAGGTTATATGGATGCGTGTAGTAAGCGTTGCGGTTCTCCTCCGAGTAGGTCTCCCCGTGCGGCAGCGCGGCAAAAGCGGCGGTGGGACAGATGATGACGTCGTAGCTCCTCATGAATCCCAACATTTCGCTGCGGTACTCGTCCAGCTCCTCCAGAACACGGGTGAACTCTTCTGTGGAGATGGAAACTGCCTGGTCGCGTATCGCCCGAATGTACGGCGACAACTCGGTGGTGCCAGCTCTTTCCAGAATTCTGAGCATAACGGCGCGACCGTCGGCATCTCCTATCCGCTCGTTCAGTTCAGGGACGCGGCTCACAGGCCCTGGCACGCTCTCCTCAACAGACGCCACGATGTCTGATACGGCACCGACAGCGGCGTTCACAGCGTCAACGGTCTCCTGCGTTGGGGGGGTGAGCTCCGGTGCGCTGGTGTAGAACGCGACTCGCAGGCTGCCAACGTCAACATCCGCAGGGTCTCCCAGCGGCATGGGTATGATTGCGGGATCCTCCCAGTCCGGCCCAGAGATGATCGGAAGGGTGAGGGCGAGGTCCTCGACGTAACGCGCCATCGGGCCGTTCTGCGTGTACGAGTCCTCCGCACCGGCAGCGTATGGGATGATATGACCAGTACGCGGCACGCGCCCGGAGTTCGGCTTGATGCCCGTGATGCCGCAGAAGTGCGCAGGACCCCGGATGCTGCCTCCCGTGTCGCTGCCCATGTCGAACGGCGATCCTCCGGCGGCCACTATCGCCCCTGCTCCACCGCTGGAGCCTCCCGGAGTCCGGTCTAGCGCGTACGGGTTATTGGTACGTCCGTACACCAGGTTATCGGTCTCTCCAGCGAACGTGATCTCCGGGGTGTTGGTCTTTCCCAGTAGGATCGCGCCCGCGCCTCGCAAACGGGCCGCGACCGTCGAGTCACGTTCGGGCACGAACGTCCGGCGACCGAGCGTTCCTCCGGTCGTGACCACGCCCTCGGTGTCGAGCGAGTCTTTCAGTGTCATCGGGACACCGTGAAGTGGGCCCTTGGATTCGCCACGCGCGAACGCAGCGTCGGCCTCTCTGGCCTCTTTCAGGGCACGATCAGCACACAGCCTAACGACAGCGTTCAGCCTGTCGTTGACCTCGTCGATGCGCTCCAGGTGCGCCTGAACCACCTCGACAGCCGAGACTTCCCCGTCCCGAATCGCCTGAGCGATAGACTTCGCGGATGCGTAGAGTAGGTCGTCTAACATAGGCAGTGGGTCACTCCTACAGCTCCGGGCTGACGTAGCCTCCAAGGGCCGATTCCAGCACCGCCGCGAGCGCAACCGCTACGTCCTCACGCCATGGCCTGCACATCACCTGCACGCTGATGGGCAGTCCTTCTGGCGAGGTACCCACTCGCACAACTGCGCCCGGCCATCCGGTCGTGTTGTACGCGCTCGTGTAGAAGTTGGCAGGACTCGCCTCTGATGTGAGCGTCTCGCCGTGCGGGAGCGCGGGCCACGGACGTACGGGAGACAGTATGGCGTCGTAGTTCTCCATGAACGAGAGCATCTGACTTCGGAATGAGTCCATGTCCTCCAGAAGAGCGGTGTACTCCGCTGCCGAAATCGGCTCAGCACCCAGGAATCGACTCATCCTCGGGTGGACCTGCGTCGTCCCTGCCTTGTCTACCAGCCTGCGCACACCTGCGCCACCGTCCGCCACGAGGACGCTGGTGACGTTAGAACTTCCGCTCTCCGTGATAGCGGATGGAAGGTCCTCGACCACCTCAGCTCCTGACTCGGCTATCGCCTCGGCAGCCGATCTCACAGACGCCTCCACCTCAGTAGTCGGGGAGATCGTCCCGTTGTCGGTGTAGAACGCGACCCTCAGACTACCAACATCGATGGACGCCGGGTCATTGAGAGGCACGGGATGGATGAACGGGTCGATCCCGTCAGGCCCTGCGATAGTCGAGAACCCAAGCCACAGGTCTTCGACATATCGAGCCATAGGACCAATCGTCGTCAGCGAGTCCATCCCACCGAGTCCCCATGGGACGATATGCCCGGTGCGAGGGACCCTGCCCGACGTCGGCTTGAGCCCCGCAAGGCCGCAGAACGCCGACGGCACTCGTATGCTGCCGCCCGTGTCCGTGCCCAGGTCCATCGCCGAGCCACCAGCCGCGATGATCGCTCCGGCCCCGCCACTGCTGCCGCCGGGAGTCCGGCTCACGTCGTAAGGGTTGTTGGTCTGTCCATAGACCAGGTTGTCTGTCTCGAACGAGAGCGTGAATTCCGGAGTGTTGGTCTTGCCCAGGACGATTGCGCCCGCCGCGCGCATCCGGGCGACGGCAGTCGCGTCAGCGTCCGGCACGAAGTCCTTGCGACCGAGCGTGCCACCTGTCGAGACTATGCCCTCGGTGTCGTGGGAGTCCTTGATGGTGATCGGCACACCATGAAAGGCACCCAATGACTCCCCACGGGCGAGAGCCTCATCAGCAGCCTTCGCTTCGGCCATAGCGCGGTCACCAGCGAGCTTCACGACGGCGTTGAGCCTGGGGTTCACCTCGTCGATGCGCCGCAGGTGCGCCTCGACCACTTCCACGGCGGACACCTCTCCAGCCTGTATGGCCCTCGCAATTGATGTCGCGGACGAAAACAGCAGATCTTCTGAGGTGGTCACTTTGTTAGCCTCCGTGTCTTACACCACATCCAGCGCCATCATGTCCTGGAAGGACTCGCGCCTGCGGATGACTCGGGCCTCGCCCTCGCTGGCGACGACGATTGCCGGCCTCCCGTTGAGGTTGTAGTTGCTCGCCATCGACGGTGCGTATGCCCCGGACGACGGTATCGCGATCACGTCCCCAGACTCCAGGATCGGCATCTCGATGTCCCGCACCAGAATGTCACCTGACTCGCAATACTTGCCCGCGAGGGTCACGACCTCGGAGGCGGTGTCGGACATTCTCGACGCCACCACCGCTTCGTATTCAGATCCATTCTCCCATTCCGCCATCGAGCGAGACGTACTTACGGACCGTGGGGATGTCCTTGATCGCCCCGACGGTGTACAGCGCTACTCCTGCCCTGCCGACAATAGCGCGCCCTGGCTCGATTATCAGCTTGGGCTCACCAAAGCCCAGGTCGG contains:
- a CDS encoding amidase; the protein is MLDDLLYASAKSIAQAIRDGEVSAVEVVQAHLERIDEVNDRLNAVVRLCADRALKEAREADAAFARGESKGPLHGVPMTLKDSLDTEGVVTTGGTLGRRTFVPERDSTVAARLRGAGAILLGKTNTPEITFAGETDNLVYGRTNNPYALDRTPGGSSGGAGAIVAAGGSPFDMGSDTGGSIRGPAHFCGITGIKPNSGRVPRTGHIIPYAAGAEDSYTQNGPMARYVEDLALTLPIISGPDWEDPAIIPMPLGDPADVDVGSLRVAFYTSAPELTPPTQETVDAVNAAVGAVSDIVASVEESVPGPVSRVPELNERIGDADGRAVMLRILERAGTTELSPYIRAIRDQAVSISTEEFTRVLEELDEYRSEMLGFMRSYDVIICPTAAFAALPHGETYSEENRNAYYTHPYNLTGWPGAVVRCGTSAEGLPIGVQVISRPWREDVALALAAVLESELGGYVRPGL
- a CDS encoding amidase — translated: MTTSEDLLFSSATSIARAIQAGEVSAVEVVEAHLRRIDEVNPRLNAVVKLAGDRAMAEAKAADEALARGESLGAFHGVPITIKDSHDTEGIVSTGGTLGRKDFVPDADATAVARMRAAGAIVLGKTNTPEFTLSFETDNLVYGQTNNPYDVSRTPGGSSGGAGAIIAAGGSAMDLGTDTGGSIRVPSAFCGLAGLKPTSGRVPRTGHIVPWGLGGMDSLTTIGPMARYVEDLWLGFSTIAGPDGIDPFIHPVPLNDPASIDVGSLRVAFYTDNGTISPTTEVEASVRSAAEAIAESGAEVVEDLPSAITESGSSNVTSVLVADGGAGVRRLVDKAGTTQVHPRMSRFLGAEPISAAEYTALLEDMDSFRSQMLSFMENYDAILSPVRPWPALPHGETLTSEASPANFYTSAYNTTGWPGAVVRVGTSPEGLPISVQVMCRPWREDVAVALAAVLESALGGYVSPEL